A single window of Vibrio stylophorae DNA harbors:
- a CDS encoding sodium-dependent transporter — protein MKREQWGSRVGFVLAAVGSAIGLGNIWRFPYMAYENGGGAFFLPYLIAMITAGIPFIIMEFALGKKLKGSAPRVFSSIHPKLEWLGWFQVCIAAVIAVYYVAIIGWAFSYFSFSFTQSWGDATKDFFFGEYLKLGGSPLELGQIQWHIVGAVALAWLVSFFAIFGGVKAGIERASKIMMPVLFVMVVVLIARVIFLDGAMTGLNYMFKPDFSRLSDWNIWSAAYGQIFFTLSIGFAIMLAYSSYLPEKSDVTNNAIMTVLINCGFSIMAGIMIFAVLGYMAQEQQVAVTEVVSSGVGLAFITIPKAINFLPIPYILGPLFFLALAIAGLSSHISILEAVNSAIIDKTGWSRKVTSAIVCGTGLVVSLAFTTNGGLFLLDVVDYFVNNIGILTSCLIELIIIGWFFNLKGLRDYINKTSEFKVGALFVNCIRYITSGALLVVVIMQYYTALTTNYEGYPTKALFFAGWCVVGAMIVVAVAINLFTKPAAPQMTAEGA, from the coding sequence ATGAAACGAGAACAATGGGGCTCTCGCGTAGGTTTTGTCCTCGCCGCAGTCGGCTCTGCAATCGGTTTAGGAAACATTTGGCGTTTCCCATATATGGCTTATGAAAATGGCGGTGGCGCATTTTTCCTACCCTATCTCATCGCGATGATCACGGCTGGTATTCCATTTATCATTATGGAATTTGCGCTGGGTAAAAAGCTCAAAGGCTCTGCGCCGCGCGTCTTTTCCAGTATTCACCCCAAGCTAGAATGGCTTGGCTGGTTCCAAGTATGTATAGCAGCAGTGATCGCGGTTTACTACGTGGCTATCATCGGTTGGGCATTTTCCTATTTCAGTTTTTCATTTACCCAAAGCTGGGGCGATGCCACCAAAGATTTTTTCTTTGGTGAATATTTGAAATTGGGCGGATCGCCTCTTGAGCTTGGCCAAATTCAGTGGCACATCGTTGGTGCCGTTGCTCTCGCATGGTTAGTTTCATTTTTTGCCATTTTTGGCGGTGTTAAAGCTGGTATTGAGCGTGCCAGCAAAATTATGATGCCAGTGCTCTTTGTGATGGTGGTTGTACTGATTGCGCGTGTGATCTTTCTTGATGGTGCCATGACCGGCTTGAACTATATGTTCAAACCAGATTTCTCACGCCTGAGTGATTGGAATATTTGGTCTGCCGCCTATGGTCAGATTTTCTTCACTCTCAGCATTGGTTTTGCCATTATGCTGGCCTATTCAAGTTACTTGCCTGAGAAATCGGATGTGACCAATAACGCAATCATGACCGTTTTGATCAACTGCGGCTTCTCGATTATGGCCGGTATCATGATCTTTGCGGTACTTGGCTATATGGCGCAAGAGCAACAAGTAGCAGTGACTGAAGTGGTTAGTAGTGGTGTCGGTCTCGCCTTTATTACCATTCCGAAAGCAATCAACTTCCTACCCATTCCCTATATTCTTGGCCCACTCTTCTTCCTTGCCTTGGCCATCGCCGGTCTAAGCTCGCACATTTCTATTTTAGAAGCAGTCAACTCAGCCATTATTGATAAAACGGGCTGGAGCCGTAAGGTAACCTCTGCCATTGTCTGTGGAACCGGTTTAGTTGTCTCACTGGCATTCACCACCAATGGCGGTTTATTCCTACTCGATGTCGTGGATTACTTTGTCAATAACATCGGCATTCTCACCAGCTGTTTGATTGAGCTGATTATTATTGGTTGGTTCTTTAATTTGAAAGGATTGCGCGATTACATCAACAAAACCTCCGAGTTCAAAGTTGGTGCCTTGTTTGTCAACTGTATTCGCTATATCACTTCAGGCGCATTGCTTGTGGTTGTAATCATGCAGTACTACACCGCACTCACTACCAATTATGAAGGGTATCCAACCAAAGCCTTATTCTTTGCCGGTTGGTGTGTGGTGGGCGCCATGATTGTTGTGGCCGTTGCAATTAACCTTTTCACCAAACCTGCTGCACCACAAATGACAGCAGAAGGAGCCTAA